In the Kaistella sp. 97-N-M2 genome, one interval contains:
- a CDS encoding GNAT family N-acetyltransferase: MSEYSLRKAHQNDRETIWQILLDAISRRRNEGSRQWQDGYPNSDTVKTDLKDEVGYVLECDGEIAGYAAIIFDIEPAYENLEGRWLNEDSYVVVHRVAVSEKFIGKGLATKLFEMIETVAKSENVFSIKVDTNFDNFAMLKILDKLNYTYCGEVYFRGSARKAFQKILVQD; encoded by the coding sequence ATGAGCGAATATAGTTTAAGAAAAGCCCACCAAAACGATCGCGAAACCATCTGGCAAATACTTCTAGACGCCATAAGCAGACGCAGAAATGAAGGGAGCCGTCAATGGCAGGATGGTTATCCCAATAGCGATACGGTTAAAACTGATCTGAAAGATGAAGTGGGTTACGTTCTGGAATGTGACGGCGAAATTGCAGGTTACGCTGCCATCATTTTCGATATTGAACCCGCCTACGAAAATCTGGAAGGGAGATGGCTTAACGAAGATTCCTACGTGGTCGTTCACCGCGTAGCCGTTTCGGAAAAATTTATAGGGAAAGGATTAGCAACAAAGTTATTTGAAATGATTGAAACGGTGGCAAAGTCCGAAAATGTGTTTAGTATTAAAGTTGATACGAATTTCGACAATTTTGCCATGCTGAAAATTCTGGACAAACTTAATTATACTTACTGTGGCGAAGTTTATTTTCGCGGCAGCGCCCGAAAAGCATTTCAAAAGATTCTTGTTCAAGATTGA
- the gpmI gene encoding 2,3-bisphosphoglycerate-independent phosphoglycerate mutase: MSKKAILAILDGWGLGTDSKVSAIAQANTPFIDSCFVNFPHTTLEASGIAVGLPFGQMGNSEVGHMNLGAGRVVYQNLVKLNIAVENATLGKENVITEAFDYAVKNKKKVHFIGLVSDGGVHSHINHLKGLLSAAHENGLQDNVFVHAFTDGRDCDPHSGRGFIRELLDHMAVTTGKLATVVGRYYAMDRDKRWERIKLAYDAMVNGLGESTGDILASIEKSYENDITDEFLRPLICVKESNLPVARIENYDVVFCFNFRTDRGREITEVLSQSDLPEYGMTHLNLYYVTMTNFDKTFKNVRVVFDENILQGTMGEVLEKNGRTQIRVAETEKYPHVTFFFSGGRENEFVGERRLLCPSPKDVLTYDFKPEMSAYDITEKILPEIQNETADFIVLNFANTDMVGHTGVFSAAVKAAETVDQCIEKVATAAYEHNYAVFILADHGNSDVMINPDGSPNTQHSTNLVPLIVMDKDHTWNLKPGKLGDIAPTILKVMNIEIPEIMTGDVLVS, from the coding sequence ATGTCAAAAAAAGCCATCTTAGCTATTCTCGATGGATGGGGATTAGGTACAGATTCTAAAGTTTCCGCTATCGCACAGGCCAACACGCCATTTATAGATTCTTGTTTTGTCAATTTTCCGCACACAACGCTCGAAGCAAGCGGAATAGCCGTGGGTTTACCCTTTGGACAAATGGGCAATTCGGAAGTCGGACACATGAATTTAGGCGCGGGCAGAGTGGTTTATCAAAATCTCGTAAAACTTAATATAGCCGTAGAAAACGCAACTTTAGGTAAAGAAAATGTTATTACAGAAGCCTTTGATTACGCAGTAAAAAATAAAAAGAAGGTTCATTTTATCGGGCTGGTTTCCGACGGCGGCGTGCATTCTCACATTAACCATTTGAAAGGTCTTTTGAGCGCTGCTCATGAAAATGGTTTGCAGGATAATGTTTTCGTTCATGCTTTTACCGATGGACGCGACTGTGATCCTCATTCGGGACGCGGATTTATACGGGAACTTCTCGATCATATGGCAGTCACCACAGGAAAGTTGGCGACCGTTGTGGGCAGATATTACGCGATGGACCGCGACAAACGTTGGGAACGTATTAAATTGGCGTACGACGCTATGGTAAATGGTTTGGGCGAATCGACGGGTGATATTTTAGCCTCCATCGAAAAGTCCTACGAAAACGATATTACCGACGAATTCCTAAGACCATTGATTTGCGTGAAAGAAAGCAATTTGCCGGTCGCCAGAATCGAAAATTATGATGTGGTCTTTTGTTTTAATTTCCGCACAGACCGCGGGCGAGAGATTACGGAAGTGCTTTCCCAATCCGACCTGCCGGAATACGGAATGACCCATCTGAATCTTTATTATGTTACAATGACGAATTTTGACAAGACTTTTAAAAATGTTCGTGTTGTTTTTGATGAGAATATTCTGCAGGGTACAATGGGCGAGGTTTTGGAAAAAAATGGCAGAACGCAGATCCGGGTTGCTGAAACGGAAAAATATCCGCACGTTACCTTTTTCTTTTCCGGCGGGAGAGAAAATGAATTTGTCGGCGAAAGACGGCTGCTCTGTCCGAGTCCAAAAGACGTTCTCACGTATGATTTCAAACCCGAGATGTCGGCGTACGACATTACCGAAAAAATTCTTCCGGAGATCCAAAACGAAACTGCAGACTTTATCGTTTTAAATTTTGCCAATACAGATATGGTGGGCCACACGGGCGTTTTTTCGGCGGCAGTAAAAGCAGCGGAAACCGTAGATCAATGTATTGAGAAAGTTGCGACTGCGGCTTATGAGCATAATTATGCGGTTTTTATTTTAGCCGATCACGGAAATTCGGATGTTATGATTAATCCGGACGGAAGCCCAAACACGCAGCATTCTACGAATTTGGTTCCGTTAATTGTGATGGACAAAGACCACACGTGGAATTTAAAACCCGGCAAACTGGGCGATATAGCACCCACCATCTTAAAAGTAATGAACATTGAAATACCCGAAATCATGACCGGCGATGTTTTAGTAAGCTAA
- a CDS encoding acyl-ACP desaturase: MYNKLVRLEVMRNLGTEVNDFISSYLTPVEKIWQPTDFLPDPSSNEFKYDVEELQTYAREMDYDLFVTLIGDCITEEALPTYESWLMGIDGVNVEEGSGWAQWIRSWTAEENRHGDLLNKYLYLCGRVDMREVEITTQYLIQDGLDIGTTMDPYRNFVYTSFQETATNVSHRRVGSLAKQTGNTKLAKMCGMIAADEARHAKAYKHFVTRIFEVDPSEMMLAFEDMMRKKIVMPAHLMRESGQKAGELWSHFSDAAQRAMVYTGYDYINILSELLGDWKIEHITGLNEKAEKAQEYLMKLPGRLQKITDRIATPDLEHQFKWIKS; this comes from the coding sequence ATGTACAATAAATTAGTAAGACTTGAGGTAATGAGAAATCTGGGAACAGAAGTAAATGACTTCATTTCATCATATCTAACCCCTGTTGAAAAAATTTGGCAACCTACCGATTTTCTACCGGATCCTTCCTCTAACGAGTTTAAATATGACGTTGAAGAACTGCAAACCTATGCAAGAGAAATGGATTACGATCTTTTCGTAACTTTAATTGGCGACTGTATAACCGAAGAAGCTTTACCTACGTACGAATCCTGGCTTATGGGTATCGACGGCGTAAACGTTGAAGAAGGGTCCGGCTGGGCACAGTGGATCCGAAGCTGGACGGCCGAGGAAAACCGCCACGGAGATTTGCTCAACAAATACCTTTACCTCTGTGGTAGAGTAGATATGCGGGAAGTTGAAATTACCACTCAATATTTAATTCAGGATGGTTTGGATATTGGAACGACCATGGATCCGTACCGAAACTTTGTTTATACAAGTTTTCAGGAAACGGCCACCAACGTTTCGCACAGAAGGGTAGGATCTTTAGCAAAACAGACCGGAAATACAAAATTAGCGAAAATGTGCGGAATGATTGCTGCCGATGAAGCCCGCCACGCCAAAGCCTACAAACACTTCGTTACAAGAATTTTTGAGGTCGATCCTTCCGAAATGATGCTCGCATTTGAAGATATGATGCGTAAGAAAATTGTTATGCCTGCACATTTAATGCGCGAGTCCGGCCAAAAAGCCGGCGAACTCTGGTCTCATTTTTCCGATGCGGCACAAAGAGCCATGGTCTATACAGGTTACGATTATATCAACATTTTAAGTGAATTGTTGGGAGATTGGAAAATTGAACATATCACAGGTCTAAATGAGAAAGCCGAGAAAGCACAGGAATATTTAATGAAACTTCCCGGAAGACTACAGAAAATTACGGACAGGATTGCAACACCGGATCTGGAGCACCAGTTCAAATGGATTAAATCTTAA
- a CDS encoding BT0820 family HAD-type phosphatase, producing the protein MKSNKKLAIDFDGTVVDDAYPGIGKPKTFAFETLKKLQSEGYRLILWTYRHGKTLDEAVEFCKKNGVEFYAVNSSFEGEVFDPADASRKIDADLFIDDRNLGGFPGWGEIYNIITDRIEFRVEGTEVLAYSKMKKDKKKGLFW; encoded by the coding sequence ATGAAAAGCAATAAAAAACTGGCCATCGATTTCGACGGTACTGTTGTTGATGATGCCTATCCCGGCATTGGCAAACCCAAAACTTTTGCCTTCGAAACTTTAAAAAAGTTGCAGTCGGAAGGGTATCGTTTGATTCTTTGGACGTACCGCCACGGTAAAACCTTGGATGAGGCCGTAGAGTTTTGTAAAAAAAATGGCGTAGAATTTTATGCGGTGAATTCCAGTTTTGAAGGAGAAGTTTTCGACCCCGCCGACGCTTCCCGAAAAATTGATGCGGACCTTTTTATCGACGACCGAAACCTTGGCGGCTTTCCAGGCTGGGGAGAAATTTATAATATCATTACAGACCGCATTGAATTTCGCGTGGAAGGCACGGAAGTTTTGGCTTATTCGAAAATGAAAAAAGATAAGAAAAAAGGCCTTTTTTGGTAG
- the map gene encoding type I methionyl aminopeptidase, which yields MIILKTLDELRLMRESAQLVSKTLGMIAKEIKPGVTTLHLDNLGGEFIRDHGGEPAFLGMYGFPKNLCISPNAEVVHGIPNEKPLEEGDILSVDCGVYMNGFYGDHAYSFEVGEVAPETKKLLKVTKESLYKGIEQCVRGKRVGDISYAIQEYCEKHGYGVVRELVGHGLGRKMHEDPQVPNYGRKGSGKVLKDGIVLAIEPMVNLGTEKVKFHSDGWTVTSLDNSPSAHFEHDVCIINGKPVLLSTFQYIYDALGIVSDEEKPFTLDF from the coding sequence ATGATTATATTAAAAACACTCGACGAACTTCGCTTGATGCGCGAAAGTGCCCAGTTGGTTTCTAAAACTTTGGGAATGATCGCGAAGGAAATAAAACCTGGCGTCACCACTTTACATCTCGATAATTTGGGTGGCGAATTTATCCGCGACCACGGCGGTGAGCCGGCCTTTTTGGGAATGTACGGTTTCCCTAAGAACCTCTGTATTTCTCCTAACGCAGAAGTTGTTCATGGAATCCCGAATGAAAAACCTTTGGAAGAAGGCGACATCCTTTCCGTGGATTGCGGCGTTTATATGAACGGTTTTTACGGCGATCACGCCTATTCTTTTGAAGTCGGAGAAGTAGCGCCCGAAACTAAAAAATTACTCAAAGTCACAAAAGAATCTTTATACAAAGGCATTGAGCAGTGTGTCCGCGGAAAAAGAGTAGGAGACATTTCTTACGCCATTCAGGAATATTGCGAAAAACATGGCTATGGCGTCGTTCGCGAACTGGTAGGTCACGGCTTAGGCCGAAAAATGCACGAAGATCCTCAAGTTCCAAACTATGGTAGAAAGGGCAGTGGCAAAGTGCTGAAAGACGGCATTGTTCTCGCGATCGAGCCAATGGTGAATTTAGGCACAGAAAAAGTGAAATTTCACAGTGACGGCTGGACGGTGACTTCGCTGGATAATTCGCCTTCCGCACATTTCGAACACGATGTTTGCATCATCAACGGAAAACCGGTTTTACTTTCGACCTTTCAGTATATTTATGACGCTTTGGGAATCGTCAGCGACGAGGAAAAACCTTTTACGCTGGATTTTTAA
- a CDS encoding class I SAM-dependent methyltransferase — MKNVTKFILNKIPRPLLIKASILARPLIVQFFKGDNFTDPIDGKSYRKFLPYGYGKQRLNALSPGTLSLERHRQMWLYLQNETDFFTKNYKVLHIAPEQEFLRKFKKMKNLEYISADLYSPIVDVKADILALPFAEESFDIIFCNHVLEHIEDDRKAMSELYRVLKNGGWGIFQVPMKNSLEKTYEDFSIKDPKERQKHFGQYDHVRWYGMDYFDRLKSVGFDVDINFYSKKFPKELIHKYGLIENEILPVVTKK; from the coding sequence TTGAAAAACGTCACCAAATTTATCCTCAACAAAATTCCCCGACCTCTTTTAATTAAAGCGAGTATTTTGGCGCGTCCTTTAATCGTTCAGTTTTTTAAAGGCGACAATTTTACAGATCCCATCGACGGTAAGTCCTACCGGAAATTTTTGCCCTACGGTTACGGAAAACAACGCTTGAATGCCCTATCGCCGGGAACTTTAAGTTTGGAAAGGCATCGCCAGATGTGGCTGTACCTTCAGAATGAAACTGATTTCTTCACAAAAAATTACAAGGTTTTACATATCGCGCCGGAGCAGGAATTTCTGCGGAAATTTAAAAAGATGAAAAATCTGGAATACATTTCGGCGGATTTATATTCTCCCATCGTTGATGTGAAAGCCGACATTTTAGCGCTGCCTTTTGCGGAGGAAAGTTTCGATATTATCTTCTGCAACCACGTTCTGGAACATATTGAGGACGACCGGAAAGCCATGAGCGAACTTTACCGCGTGCTGAAAAACGGCGGATGGGGAATTTTTCAGGTGCCGATGAAAAATTCTCTGGAAAAAACCTACGAAGATTTTTCAATTAAAGATCCGAAAGAGCGGCAGAAACATTTCGGTCAGTACGATCACGTCCGCTGGTACGGAATGGATTATTTCGACCGTCTGAAAAGTGTGGGCTTCGACGTTGATATTAACTTTTATTCGAAGAAATTTCCCAAAGAGCTCATCCACAAATATGGTTTGATCGAAAATGAGATTTTGCCCGTTGTCACGAAGAAATAG
- the era gene encoding GTPase Era, translating to MHKAGFVNIVGKPNAGKSTLLNQLMGEKLAIVTQKAQTTRHRIFGIYNEEDLQIVFSDTPGVLDPKYGLQEKMMDYVKDSLQDADVFLFIVDILDRTEPFEFLVEKLNKIPVPVLILVNKIDESNQADLEKTMELWHERIPKAEILPISALKGFNTDVILPKLKSLLSENPPYYDKDQYTDKPERFFVNEAIREKILLNYEKEIPYSVEVVTEVFKETDGIIFIDSVIYVERDTQKGIIIGHKGDAIKKVGTEARIDLEKFFSKKIHLNLFVKVKKDWRKNDRDLKNFGYS from the coding sequence ATGCATAAAGCAGGATTTGTAAATATCGTAGGGAAGCCGAACGCCGGTAAATCTACACTTCTCAACCAATTGATGGGCGAGAAATTAGCCATTGTTACGCAGAAAGCGCAAACCACACGTCACCGCATTTTCGGAATTTATAACGAAGAAGATTTGCAGATCGTTTTCTCCGATACGCCCGGCGTTTTGGATCCGAAATACGGACTGCAGGAAAAAATGATGGATTATGTGAAAGATTCTTTGCAGGACGCGGATGTTTTTCTTTTTATTGTTGATATTTTAGACCGTACGGAACCTTTCGAATTTTTGGTCGAGAAACTAAATAAAATTCCCGTTCCAGTCCTGATTCTCGTGAATAAAATTGACGAATCCAACCAGGCAGATTTGGAGAAAACAATGGAGTTGTGGCACGAACGGATTCCGAAAGCAGAAATTCTGCCTATTTCTGCATTGAAGGGTTTTAACACCGATGTTATTCTACCCAAATTAAAATCATTGCTGTCCGAAAATCCGCCGTATTACGACAAAGATCAATACACAGACAAGCCCGAACGGTTTTTTGTGAATGAAGCCATTCGCGAGAAAATTCTGTTGAACTATGAAAAAGAAATTCCATATTCTGTGGAAGTCGTTACGGAAGTTTTTAAAGAAACTGACGGAATTATTTTTATCGACTCCGTGATCTACGTGGAGCGCGATACCCAAAAAGGCATCATCATTGGACACAAGGGGGACGCCATTAAAAAAGTCGGGACAGAAGCGCGAATTGACCTGGAAAAATTCTTTTCCAAGAAAATCCATCTCAACCTTTTTGTGAAAGTGAAAAAAGATTGGCGCAAAAACGACAGAGATCTAAAGAATTTCGGTTACAGTTAA
- a CDS encoding DoxX family protein, whose translation MNYFTSTKSNPLIVDIVILVIRIFVSFAMLSHGFPKLQHLFSGEAIEFYDFLGMGQQTSLILAVFAEFVCSIFIILGLFTRFAVLFLVIAMAVAGLVVHSADPFETREKSLLYLCIYSILFAFGPGRYSIDQMIGKRRESRW comes from the coding sequence ATGAATTATTTTACATCAACCAAAAGTAATCCTTTAATTGTTGATATTGTTATTCTTGTTATTCGCATTTTCGTGAGTTTTGCAATGCTCTCGCACGGTTTCCCAAAACTTCAGCACTTATTTTCGGGCGAAGCTATCGAATTCTATGATTTCCTGGGAATGGGGCAGCAAACCAGTTTAATTTTAGCCGTTTTCGCGGAATTTGTGTGTTCTATTTTTATCATTTTAGGACTTTTCACGCGCTTTGCAGTGCTGTTTTTAGTAATCGCCATGGCGGTTGCAGGACTCGTTGTTCACAGTGCCGATCCTTTTGAAACCAGAGAGAAAAGTCTTCTTTATCTTTGCATCTATTCAATTCTTTTCGCATTTGGACCCGGAAGATATTCAATTGACCAGATGATCGGTAAAAGACGTGAATCCCGCTGGTAA
- a CDS encoding phospholipase D-like domain-containing protein codes for MENFKTKNGVSVRAYRGDAITLLAFDVIPQLAENLAGFTLFFRCKEGNSVGQFLYNRLTFNEEFISNNAIPDNDENSTLYSPIQKFNWVHVPNTDINTQKAIFGVYVYTVTPRYIRDGKLLALDPKLSVEIEIPVKPYIEKKAAVGFTRGFVSSVAYATRFSRTNNAVRPKLNDSLLFDNTQIAGTARRWNDKKHRYEQVPYTFREQHEWLGWQTRRRILDFLDETINDKKLSLKVFAFDLDEPEICKRLLLLAKENRLMMILDNSKGHTESDAWETLFETEYLKSGNPETLRRGHYSALAHSKIMIQLRSGVAKKVLTGSANFSTNGLYVNSNHVIIFKNAKIAKLYSDVFDESFGPEKMKNFKGSNLSANDNEFSKTVSSPKMTVTFAPHAKEDATRIFDRISASICKSDTTDILFALMNDRSAGSILASVRKQIENENVFTYGITDTIGKNDEDFAIFLYKPNSKKGIRVAARGIENNLPEPFGQVPNIDGYAIHHKFIVVNFKGKNPVVYCGSSNLAFGPEQKNGDNLLEIFDKDIVRVFAIEALRLVDHFHWRNTKTDASVKLHLDSLEQKKKWYDSWLNEEDLKCRQRKLYIRK; via the coding sequence ATGGAAAATTTTAAAACGAAAAATGGTGTTTCGGTGCGCGCTTACAGAGGCGATGCCATCACACTTTTGGCTTTCGATGTAATTCCGCAGTTGGCGGAAAACCTCGCAGGATTTACGCTTTTTTTCCGCTGCAAAGAAGGGAATTCTGTAGGTCAGTTTCTTTACAACCGCTTGACTTTCAACGAGGAATTTATCAGCAACAATGCGATCCCAGACAACGATGAAAATTCCACGCTGTATTCTCCCATTCAAAAATTTAACTGGGTTCACGTTCCGAACACCGATATCAACACGCAAAAAGCCATTTTCGGCGTTTATGTTTACACCGTCACACCAAGATATATCCGAGACGGAAAACTCTTAGCTTTAGATCCCAAATTGTCCGTAGAAATTGAAATTCCGGTAAAGCCTTATATTGAAAAGAAAGCGGCAGTCGGTTTTACGCGAGGTTTTGTTTCTTCTGTGGCGTACGCCACGAGATTCAGCCGTACCAACAATGCGGTGAGACCAAAATTAAACGATTCGCTGCTCTTCGACAATACACAGATTGCAGGCACCGCAAGACGTTGGAACGATAAGAAGCACCGCTACGAACAGGTTCCCTATACCTTTAGAGAGCAGCATGAATGGTTGGGGTGGCAGACCAGGAGGCGAATTCTGGATTTTCTCGACGAAACCATAAACGATAAAAAATTGAGCCTAAAAGTTTTTGCCTTCGATCTGGACGAACCCGAAATATGCAAACGGCTGTTGCTTCTGGCAAAAGAGAACCGCCTGATGATGATTCTGGATAATTCAAAAGGTCACACGGAAAGCGACGCCTGGGAAACCCTTTTCGAAACGGAATATCTGAAAAGCGGTAATCCCGAAACCCTAAGACGCGGGCACTACAGCGCCTTAGCACACAGCAAGATTATGATCCAGCTAAGATCCGGCGTCGCTAAAAAAGTGCTTACAGGTTCGGCAAATTTTTCCACGAACGGACTTTATGTGAACAGCAATCACGTTATTATTTTTAAGAATGCCAAAATTGCAAAATTGTATTCAGATGTTTTCGACGAGTCTTTTGGACCCGAAAAGATGAAAAACTTTAAAGGAAGTAATTTATCGGCGAACGATAACGAATTCTCGAAAACGGTGAGCTCACCAAAAATGACGGTAACATTTGCGCCACACGCCAAAGAGGACGCCACAAGAATCTTTGACCGAATTAGCGCGTCCATCTGCAAAAGCGATACGACCGACATTTTATTTGCGCTTATGAACGACCGCAGCGCCGGCAGTATTTTGGCTTCGGTGCGCAAACAAATAGAAAATGAAAACGTTTTTACGTACGGAATTACGGACACGATTGGAAAAAATGACGAAGATTTCGCGATTTTTCTCTATAAACCTAATTCAAAGAAAGGCATTCGGGTTGCTGCTAGAGGTATCGAAAATAATCTGCCGGAACCTTTTGGCCAGGTTCCGAATATCGATGGTTACGCGATTCATCATAAATTTATCGTGGTTAATTTTAAAGGAAAAAATCCCGTTGTATATTGTGGCAGCAGTAATCTGGCTTTCGGGCCGGAACAAAAAAACGGTGATAATCTGCTCGAAATTTTTGATAAAGATATTGTTAGAGTTTTCGCGATTGAAGCGCTGCGGCTTGTCGATCATTTTCATTGGCGCAATACAAAAACAGATGCATCGGTTAAACTTCACCTGGATTCTCTGGAACAAAAAAAGAAATGGTACGATTCATGGCTGAATGAGGAGGATCTAAAGTGCCGCCAGCGTAAGCTGTACATTAGAAAATAA